Genomic window (Thermococcus sp. 21S7):
AAAGCCCTTGAGGATAAGTTCGGCGGGCATGGCGTAGGTCTTTGCCGGCTTAAAGAACTTCGAGGAGCCTTTCGCCTTGAACTCCCTCTTTACCGCGCTCCCCAGCTTCCGCCAGAGCTTCCAGTCGCTCTCACCGTAGAGGCTGACCGTGAAGAGCCTCGCGTATTCTAGATTGCCTATGGCATCCTCGCCCTCTCCGACTATCCTGACGAGCTTCAGAGAGCCGCCGAGGCGGTTGAAGTATCTTTCCACTTTGGTTGATGAATCAAATAACAACCAGTAACGACTTGAATGGACTGACCGAACCTTGAGGTCGAATCTCTTAGCAAAGGAATAAAATTCCGCCTCGCTGAGGGCTCGATTTTTGCCAAATATGACTGCGTACATGGTTAAACATTGAAAGGAGCTTTTAAAAACGTTCCTAAGGGGTTAACTTAATAAGATAAAATGCGTAAATACATCCAGGGGATCTTGGCAGTATTCACAATGTCCTGGGGGCATATTGGATGTTAATCAATGAAGTGCTCGCATCTGTTGAGGTTATTGCAGATCCATATGTGAAATCTGCAACGTACGCTAAAATAGGTGAAAAACTCGCCAATGCCAAGCACGGTTCTTACAAGGATGCATTCCTTCGTGCGGTCGAGACTGCCAGGGAAATAGACGACCCCTTTACAATGTTTAAAGCTCTCCTCTCTGTTGGATATTCTATGGGTAGGGCGGGCCTTAAATCTGCCAAGAGGATATATACAACGGTTATGGAGGAATCCCGGGTTCTTCCCCCGATCCAGCGGGATTCCCTTATGAGACGAGCCGCGGCTTACATGCTTGCTTTGGGAGAAGTTGGTGAGGCCCTAACTTATGCCATGGAGATAAAGAACCGCAAACTGAAGAACGACCTTCTCCTTGAGATTATGCGATTCAACACCAGGATGATAGGGAATGAAAGCCTCAAGGCTGCCTATCGTTTGAGAAAGAGCAAGCTGATTCTGGATTACCTTGACATGGAGCCCCACCGTTCCGAGGGTGTCCGTGAGCTTATACGCGCCTATCTCTACCTTGAAACCTACGAAAACGCGGTGTCACTCCTGGAGGAAATAGGTAGAAAGGACGTTGCCCTTCAGACTTTCAAGGAGGTCGTCTTTTACCTGAAGGAAAATGGGCTTCTTGGGCACTATATCGACTCCATCGAAACGGTGGCCCGTGCCCTCGTGGAGAAGTTCGGGGATGAGTTCACAGTAGAGCTGGCCCTTGCCCTAGCGCTTGTCGGAGAGGGTGTGGCAGCGGTTAGGATGGTGAGGGAGCTGGAGGATTCCCCGTCCATCCTCGTGAGGATAGCCCTTGAGCTTCTCAAGAGGGACCACGACGTTCTCCCGCCCTTCATCTCGGCGCTGAACGAGGAGGAGGCGACCCTCGTTGGCAGGGAGCTTATGAACGTCATACTGAGAAACCCCCGGAGGGATGATTGGGAAGTTGTCGAGGCCGTTGGCAAGAGCACATCCAGCGAGGAGGTCTGGGCCAAGATAGCCAGGTATTATGTTTTGATGGGCGAGCTTGAGGCCGCCATACGGATAGGACTGCTCCTAAAAAACGGGGAGCTTCGTTCCGTCGTCATGGCTGATGTTGCCCACCACCTCCTCAAGAGGGGGGAGGTTGAGAGGGCCATCGATGCCGCACTTGAGGTCAGGAACCCGAGGTTTTCCTCAATTCTGGTCTCTGAGATACTCATCAAGGCCCTGGAACAGGAGCTTCCCGGGAGGGTCAAGTCATGGAACGGCTCAAGGCACTGATAGGGAGAAATGAGGACAAGGTTGACTTCGTCAGCTACCTCATAACCATCATCCTGACGAACAAGGAGTTCTACTCCGACGAGATACTGTTCAGGGACGCCGTCGAGGAGATATACAGAACCCTCCGCTCCGAGGTAGTGGACAACGGCAGAAAGGACTTGATTGGTGCCTACGAGAAGGCCGTCCTTCTGAGGGCGGTCGTTTCCGGGCCGATTGAGTCCACCGATAAGCTTTTACTTGAGATAAAGAAAGCACTCATCCGGTGGGAGTAATGCTGTTCGAGGTCAAAGTTTCAACCGGTGAGAGGTTCCATATTGTGGATATAACCGAGCAGATTCAGCACCTCGTGTGGAAGAGTGACGTGACCAGCGGCATCGCCGTCGTTTTCACCGCCCACACCACGACGGGCCTCATCATAAACGAGAACGAGGAGGGGCTTATCCAGGACATCAGGGCAAAGATGAAGGAGCTGATTCCAAAGGGCGCCGGCTATGCCCACGACCGCATAGACAGCAACGCCCACTCGCACCTAAGGGCAACCCTTCTCCTGAACCCTGAGGTCGTCGTGCCGATAGAGAACGGTGAACTGCTCCTCGGAACCTGGCAGAGAATCCTTTTCATCGAACTGGACGGTCCGAGGCACAGGAGGGTTCTGGTGAAGATATGCAGGTGCTAGACGTACTGGGCGTAGTACGCCAGCCTCTTGATTAGTTCGTTGAACCCCTCGTAGGTGACCAGCGAGAGGGGTATCGCATCCTGCTCAAGGCGCTTTTTTATCGTTTCCCTGAGTTCCTCGACCCGCTCCCTTGTCACGAGGTCTATCTTGTTGATGACGACGATTATCGGCTTCTCGTAGCGGAACTTGAGCATGTGGTGGAGCTTCTCCATGCCCCTGTGCAGGCCGACGGTGGCATCAACCATGTGAATGACTATGTCCGCGGAGACTATCTCGTCGATTATCTCCCGGAACTTCTCCTCGCTCAGAACCTTGCCCCTCAGCTCCCTTTGGGGGTCGAAGAGGCCGGCGGTGTCTATGAGCACGAACTCGTCGGCCCCTCCCAGGGGGTTCTTCATGCTCTTCGGTATCTTGAGCTTTCCGAAGCGTTTTCTGATTACACCCTTGGTCGTTCCGGGAAGGTTCTCCACCTCCGATATTTTGCCGCCTATGAGGGCGTTCATGAGGGTTGACTTGCCGGCGTTCTCGGCACCGATAATCGCAACCTTTATCATACCATCACCCCACTGATATTTGCAGGATTGGCCTTTAAAGGTGATGAGCATGCCCAAGCGGGTCAAACTCGGTCATCATTACTATTACATCGTTACGGTTGATGAGCTGAATTCCGGAGGTTTTCGCGGTAAGAACGTCGTAATCGAGGGGACCATAGAGGACAAGCCCCTGGTGGAGTTCCTTCCCATGGAACTGCCTGGCTACCGTACGACCTTTAAAGTTTCCGGCCTCCGGGTCGAATTCTCTGGA
Coding sequences:
- a CDS encoding prenyltransferase; the protein is MLINEVLASVEVIADPYVKSATYAKIGEKLANAKHGSYKDAFLRAVETAREIDDPFTMFKALLSVGYSMGRAGLKSAKRIYTTVMEESRVLPPIQRDSLMRRAAAYMLALGEVGEALTYAMEIKNRKLKNDLLLEIMRFNTRMIGNESLKAAYRLRKSKLILDYLDMEPHRSEGVRELIRAYLYLETYENAVSLLEEIGRKDVALQTFKEVVFYLKENGLLGHYIDSIETVARALVEKFGDEFTVELALALALVGEGVAAVRMVRELEDSPSILVRIALELLKRDHDVLPPFISALNEEEATLVGRELMNVILRNPRRDDWEVVEAVGKSTSSEEVWAKIARYYVLMGELEAAIRIGLLLKNGELRSVVMADVAHHLLKRGEVERAIDAALEVRNPRFSSILVSEILIKALEQELPGRVKSWNGSRH
- a CDS encoding GTP-binding protein, whose protein sequence is MPKRVKLGHHYYYIVTVDELNSGGFRGKNVVIEGTIEDKPLVEFLPMELPGYRTTFKVSGLRVEFSGSPCLGKGEWVKVYGRFLGDCIMASAIETKRAVFTTEE
- a CDS encoding Era-like GTP-binding protein; the protein is MIKVAIIGAENAGKSTLMNALIGGKISEVENLPGTTKGVIRKRFGKLKIPKSMKNPLGGADEFVLIDTAGLFDPQRELRGKVLSEEKFREIIDEIVSADIVIHMVDATVGLHRGMEKLHHMLKFRYEKPIIVVINKIDLVTRERVEELRETIKKRLEQDAIPLSLVTYEGFNELIKRLAYYAQYV
- a CDS encoding secondary thiamine-phosphate synthase enzyme YjbQ, which produces MLFEVKVSTGERFHIVDITEQIQHLVWKSDVTSGIAVVFTAHTTTGLIINENEEGLIQDIRAKMKELIPKGAGYAHDRIDSNAHSHLRATLLLNPEVVVPIENGELLLGTWQRILFIELDGPRHRRVLVKICRC